In the genome of Bradysia coprophila strain Holo2 unplaced genomic scaffold, BU_Bcop_v1 contig_232, whole genome shotgun sequence, one region contains:
- the LOC119075559 gene encoding uncharacterized protein LOC119075559 gives MYICQLVKDVSIKERKVDEESSRRKRSKQYFLITTDERHVQVCIKMFLNTFGLKEKMVREWLKHKGTYGLRENPLTVQKRIDTKRQQSDSNQALLNRKIGLLTFLMDYPKVDSHYCRKDTGKEYLQTSHQTLIDLYKDYVDICNHENSISLSFPVFSGTMKNLNYSLFKPRKDQCDTCIGFKVGTLNANEFAEHRRNVDRASQEKKNDLNAAAMKLFTLLCMDAEGVVLCPKLLASALYFKSKLQLHNFTIYDILTHDSTNYVWDETESDLQSSTFVSIIIHHLEKRLQSGPLPITVYSDGCGYQNRNVVMANALRLLAIKYSRSITQKFLEVGHTHMECDSTHACIERRSKGMTFNLPSDFETAISTARDKPSPFIVEHLTHKFFRNYDDPNYLTLKSIRPGKKAGDPKVTDIRALRYDPDGKIFYKLHFDDEFKVLPQAFNKQNISVPTNLHKDRLAISATKWKHLQELKSVIDAKSHSFYDNIPHRVGEEKITSENDKLKKVMANINLVEATSTNKNVKPKVVRENAKRKVVRKNTKT, from the exons ATGTACATTTGTCAACTGGTCAAGGACGTTTCCATAAAAGAACGTAAGGTCGATGAGGAATCATCACGAAGAAAACGTTCTAAGCAATATTTCTTGATAACAACGGATGAACGGCATGTTCAAGTGtgcattaaaatgtttttgaacacaTTCGGCTTGAAGGAAAAGATGGTGAGAGAATGGTTGAAGCATAAGGGCACTTATGGTCTCCGTGAAAATCCGCTAACAGTTCAAAAGCGCATAGACACAAAACGGCAACAATCTGACAGCAATCAAGCTCTACTCAACAGAAAAATCGGGCTTCTGACTTTTTTGATGGACTATCCTAAGGTAGACTCTCACTATTGCCGAAAAGACACCGGAAAAGAATATCTACAGACGTCGCATCAAACACTAATTGACTTGTACAAAGACTATGTTGACATCTGCAATCACGAGAATTCGATTTCATTATCATTCCCTGTCTTTAGCGGaactatgaaaaatttgaattattctctGTTCAAACCGCGCAAGGACCAGTGTGACACATGTATTGGGTTTAAGGTGGGAACATTGAATGCTAATGAATTTGCTGAACATCGAAGAAACGTTGACCGAGCTagtcaggaaaaaaaaaatgacttgAATGCCGCAGCTATGAAACTGTTCACTCTTTTATGTATGGATGCTGAGGGCGTTGTGTTGTGTCCGAAATTATTGGCGAGTGCCCTGTATTTCAAATCGAAGCTTCAACTGCACAATTTTACTATCTACGATATATTGACTCACGACTCAACAAATTATGTCTGGGATGAAACCGAGAGCGACCTGCAATCATCTACATTTGTTAGCATAatcattcatcatttggagAAACGTCTTCAGTCTGGACCTCTTCCGATAACAGTTTATTCTGATGGATGCGGTTATCAGAATCGCAATGTTGTAATGGCGAATGCGCTTCGATTGTTGGCGATAAAATATTCCCGATCGATTACTCAGAAGTTTTTGGAAGTTGGTCACACTCACATGGAGTGTGATTCTACGCATGCGTGTATTGAACGAAGATCAAAAGGAATGACGTTCAACTTACCATCTGACTTTGAAACAGCCATTTCAACGGCGCGTGACAAACCATCACCATTCATTGTTGAGCATTTGACACATAAATTCTTCCGGAATTACGATGACCCGAACTACTTGACATTGAAATCGATTCGTCCAG GTAAAAAAGCGGGCGACCCTAAGGTCACTGATATCCGGGCCCTTCGATACGATCCAGATGGAAAGATTTTCTATAAACTTCATTTTGATGACGAGTTTAAAGTGCTACCACAAGCCTTCAACAAGCAAAACATTTCGGTGCCGACCAATTTGCACAAAGACCGACTGGCAATAAGTGCGACCAAGTGGAAGCACCTGCAGGAGCTTAAATCTGTTATTGACGCTAAGAGCCATTCTTTTTATGATAACATTCCCCACCGCGTTggcgaagaaaaaattacatCAGAGAACGACAAACTGAAAAAAGTAATGGCGAACATTAATCTCGTCGAAGCCACATCAACTAATAAAAATGTGAAGCCGAAAGTAGttcgagaaaatgcaaagagAAAAGTTGTacgaaaaaatacaaaaacttaA